A window of the Pueribacillus theae genome harbors these coding sequences:
- a CDS encoding heterodisulfide reductase-related iron-sulfur binding cluster: MPGSTLLFVIFVLAATAVIAYGVYAFVYSIYIRYRYMSLGQKSEEHHDWDERLRVTFRQVLGHSKILKDRKSGIMHLFIFYGFFVVQLGAFELIIKGFVPDFRWPFGGLYPFYTLSQEFTVMAVIVAILYAAYRRFIERLPRLKPNLKATLVIYFIAGLMLSVLLSLAFEAIWLGLEPSWIRPFSSVFQLLFSFFPPSAAHWLFYFFWWAHLLILLSFMVYVPQSKHAHLLFAPFNILFSRMGPPSKMQPIDFTDETAEEFGVGRVEQFTRGELLDTYACVECGRCTNMCPGSNTGKMLSPMHIMTKIRDHLNEKGEVITSKSPWTTGRILGNPKGMVHAMEDVPFAHGAPDGFQPDPELHTDIRPTLHNQAKSFHLKDGDVMKINLIGDVVTEQEIWACTTCRNCEDQCPVGNEHLSLIYGMRRHLVLTQGSMPAEAQRMMSNIERQSNPWGLSRKDRVKWREERPDLTIPTVKETDDFEYLFWVGSMASYDDRSKKIAFDFVKIMNEAGIKFAILGNQEKSTGDTVRRLGNEYLFQDLAEKNIKTIEKYNVKKIVTIDPHIYNVLKNEYPDFGLKDVEIYHHTQLIERLLKENKLPLTKEVNERVVYHDSCYIGRYNGIYDVPRSILKSIPGVTLLEMGRNKEDGMCCGAGGGRMWMEEDEGLRVNETRVKQAMNREPTIIGSNCPYCLTMMSDGVKALDAQNVGTFDLAELVVKAMG, from the coding sequence ATGCCCGGTTCGACTCTTTTGTTTGTTATTTTTGTGCTTGCGGCGACCGCTGTGATTGCTTACGGTGTTTATGCTTTTGTTTACAGTATTTACATTAGATACCGGTACATGTCACTTGGACAAAAATCTGAAGAACACCATGATTGGGACGAGCGGTTACGGGTTACCTTTCGTCAAGTGTTAGGCCATTCGAAAATTTTAAAAGATCGAAAAAGCGGAATCATGCATCTTTTTATCTTTTACGGCTTTTTTGTTGTTCAGCTGGGTGCATTTGAGCTTATTATTAAAGGATTTGTGCCTGATTTCCGCTGGCCGTTTGGTGGTTTGTATCCGTTTTATACGTTATCACAGGAATTTACGGTCATGGCTGTTATCGTAGCCATTCTTTATGCTGCTTATAGACGTTTTATTGAAAGACTGCCACGTTTGAAACCAAATTTGAAAGCAACGCTTGTCATTTATTTTATCGCTGGCCTTATGTTGAGCGTTCTTCTCAGTTTAGCATTTGAAGCGATTTGGCTTGGACTTGAACCGAGCTGGATACGTCCATTCAGCTCCGTTTTCCAGCTGCTATTCAGTTTTTTCCCGCCGAGTGCTGCGCATTGGCTCTTTTATTTCTTTTGGTGGGCTCATTTGCTTATTTTGCTCTCCTTTATGGTTTACGTGCCGCAGTCAAAGCATGCCCATTTGTTGTTTGCGCCATTTAATATACTGTTTTCGAGGATGGGGCCGCCGAGCAAAATGCAGCCGATTGATTTCACAGATGAAACAGCAGAAGAATTTGGCGTCGGACGTGTTGAACAGTTTACGAGAGGTGAACTGCTGGATACGTATGCTTGCGTGGAGTGTGGACGCTGTACGAATATGTGTCCAGGTTCGAATACTGGAAAAATGCTTTCTCCAATGCATATTATGACGAAAATCCGCGACCATTTGAATGAAAAAGGAGAGGTCATTACATCGAAATCCCCTTGGACGACAGGGAGAATATTAGGCAATCCGAAAGGCATGGTTCATGCGATGGAAGATGTTCCGTTTGCCCACGGAGCGCCTGACGGATTCCAGCCTGATCCAGAGCTGCACACTGACATTCGCCCGACACTTCACAATCAAGCAAAATCTTTTCACTTAAAAGACGGAGATGTGATGAAAATCAATTTGATCGGCGATGTTGTTACGGAGCAGGAAATATGGGCTTGTACGACATGCCGCAACTGTGAGGATCAATGTCCGGTGGGCAATGAACACCTGTCACTCATTTACGGAATGCGCCGCCATCTTGTGTTGACACAAGGCAGCATGCCGGCAGAAGCACAGCGGATGATGAGCAATATTGAACGGCAAAGCAATCCGTGGGGTTTGAGCCGAAAAGACCGTGTAAAGTGGCGGGAGGAGCGGCCTGATCTTACGATTCCAACGGTTAAAGAAACAGACGATTTTGAGTATCTCTTTTGGGTTGGTTCAATGGCTTCTTATGATGATCGTTCCAAAAAAATCGCTTTTGACTTTGTAAAAATTATGAATGAAGCCGGAATTAAGTTTGCCATCCTTGGAAACCAGGAAAAAAGCACGGGCGATACGGTACGAAGACTTGGAAATGAGTATCTGTTCCAAGATTTGGCGGAGAAAAATATTAAAACGATTGAAAAGTACAACGTAAAGAAAATTGTTACGATTGACCCTCACATTTATAACGTTTTAAAAAACGAATACCCCGATTTTGGGCTAAAGGATGTTGAGATCTATCATCATACACAATTAATTGAACGTTTACTTAAAGAAAATAAGTTGCCATTAACGAAAGAAGTAAACGAACGGGTTGTTTATCATGATTCTTGCTATATTGGCCGTTATAACGGGATTTATGACGTGCCAAGAAGCATATTGAAATCCATTCCCGGCGTCACCCTTCTTGAAATGGGACGGAATAAAGAAGACGGCATGTGCTGCGGTGCAGGCGGAGGCCGGATGTGGATGGAAGAAGACGAAGGGCTACGGGTGAATGAAACAAGGGTGAAGCAAGCAATGAACAGGGAACCGACAATAATCGGCTCGAATTGCCCGTATTGCTTAACAATGATGAGCGATGGGGTAAAAGCGTTGGATGCACAGAATGTTGGGACATTTGATCTGGCGGAGCTTGTCGTCAAAGCGATGGGTTAA
- a CDS encoding YugN family protein, whose translation MIKLNSAIEGKKAYFGIVRDIFQSHGCSFCSNFDYHQGKFDGILWREGGETIYLRIPFKVLDGALDHSKAYIEFETPYVIKHVVNIGLDYNENSLLTTTGFNQFQEPLDKDGQIRDKSKWEKEGEEAIEHLLNSASELLHS comes from the coding sequence TTGATTAAATTAAACTCAGCTATTGAAGGAAAAAAAGCCTATTTTGGTATTGTTCGAGATATATTTCAGTCCCATGGGTGTAGTTTTTGCAGTAATTTTGACTATCATCAAGGGAAGTTTGATGGAATTTTATGGAGAGAAGGCGGGGAAACGATCTATTTAAGAATCCCTTTTAAGGTATTGGATGGAGCCTTGGATCATTCTAAAGCATATATCGAATTTGAAACGCCCTATGTCATTAAGCATGTTGTAAATATCGGTTTAGATTACAATGAAAATTCATTACTAACCACCACCGGATTCAATCAATTTCAAGAGCCTTTGGATAAAGACGGACAAATAAGGGATAAGAGCAAATGGGAAAAAGAAGGTGAAGAAGCAATCGAACACTTATTGAATTCGGCGAGTGAATTATTACACTCGTAA
- a CDS encoding MMPL family transporter, with product MKKHPLDSWGTFVGGAKTRWITLLIWVLLTVVLSYTWPAINKVEDDTAADLPDTSASQQANKLIKKEFPNDAGNPVLIVWHRDNQLNNQDYEAIQNVYKQLKANPIKEQSTLPPFDTIPEQALAQSVSKDGTTLVTPVFFNENAGTEILQDNMDELKNIVKSTVNEDPFKRKLSDSGLHVRLSGPVGIQTDAVNLFSQADVKLLAATVLLVLVLLILLYRSPLLAVLPLIVVGFAYGIISPTLGFLADNGWITADAQGISIMTVLLFGAGTDYCLFLISRYRKLLLYEENKFKALQHAVKESGGAIIMSALTVVIGLGTLLLAHYGSFHRFAVPFSLAVFLMGIAALTLLPALLAIFGRVAFFPFIPRTEIMTEELAKKKGKPIKVRKSEGFFSKGLGRLVTDRPWTVIIATLILLGGLASVFPRIHYTYDLLESFPKDMPSREGFDLISNHFSPGELAPVQIVVDTDGKDIPLKEELEQLSFVTEVTSPMKGKSNHQLQMYEVSLDENPYSMKAISWIPEIRSHLKKGLTSADIQDAESHFWIGGETASLYDTKITTERDQSVIIPVMICIISLLLLLYLRSIIAMIYLVLTVVLSFFSALGAGWLILHFGLGAPAIQGAIPLYAFVFLVALGEDYNIFMVSEIWKKKHTQTHLDAVANGVSQTGSVITSAGLILAGTFAVLTTLPIQVLVQFGIVTAIGVLLDTFIVRPLLVPAITAVLGRFAFWPGKRWKKDNVQKASTEYNLE from the coding sequence ATGAAAAAACATCCTCTAGATTCATGGGGAACATTCGTAGGAGGTGCAAAAACACGGTGGATCACGCTCTTAATCTGGGTACTTCTAACCGTTGTTTTATCTTACACATGGCCAGCTATCAATAAGGTCGAAGACGATACAGCAGCAGACCTTCCTGATACATCCGCGTCACAACAAGCAAACAAACTTATCAAAAAGGAATTTCCAAACGATGCCGGGAATCCCGTACTGATCGTATGGCACAGAGATAATCAGTTAAACAATCAAGACTATGAAGCGATACAAAACGTTTATAAACAGCTGAAGGCAAATCCAATAAAAGAACAAAGCACTCTACCGCCATTTGATACGATTCCCGAACAAGCACTTGCGCAAAGTGTTTCAAAAGATGGTACGACTTTAGTTACTCCAGTATTTTTTAATGAAAATGCGGGAACGGAAATTCTTCAAGATAATATGGATGAACTTAAGAATATCGTCAAAAGCACGGTTAACGAAGATCCTTTTAAAAGAAAGCTATCCGATTCAGGTTTACATGTTCGTTTATCAGGGCCAGTAGGAATTCAAACGGATGCAGTGAATTTATTTAGTCAAGCCGATGTAAAATTATTAGCAGCAACTGTACTTCTCGTTTTAGTTCTATTAATTCTTCTCTACCGTTCACCTCTTTTGGCGGTATTGCCTTTGATTGTAGTGGGGTTTGCTTATGGGATCATTAGCCCAACCCTTGGTTTTTTAGCCGATAATGGGTGGATTACGGCTGATGCCCAAGGTATTTCGATTATGACCGTCCTTCTGTTCGGAGCAGGGACAGATTATTGTTTATTCCTGATCTCTAGATACCGGAAACTTTTGCTTTATGAGGAAAACAAATTCAAGGCATTGCAGCATGCGGTTAAAGAATCAGGTGGAGCCATTATAATGAGCGCTTTAACTGTTGTTATTGGGTTAGGGACATTATTGCTTGCGCATTACGGTTCTTTCCATCGGTTTGCCGTGCCATTTAGTCTCGCTGTTTTCTTGATGGGGATTGCAGCCTTAACACTTCTTCCAGCGTTGCTTGCCATTTTTGGAAGAGTGGCGTTTTTTCCGTTTATTCCAAGAACGGAAATAATGACCGAAGAACTTGCTAAAAAGAAGGGAAAACCGATAAAGGTTAGAAAATCGGAAGGGTTTTTCAGCAAAGGGCTTGGTCGCCTCGTAACCGATCGGCCATGGACAGTTATCATTGCAACACTGATTCTATTGGGAGGTTTAGCTTCAGTTTTTCCACGTATTCATTATACGTACGATTTATTAGAATCTTTTCCTAAAGACATGCCCTCAAGAGAAGGGTTTGATTTAATCTCCAATCATTTTTCTCCTGGAGAACTAGCACCTGTACAAATTGTTGTAGATACTGATGGAAAAGACATCCCGTTAAAAGAAGAATTGGAACAACTTTCTTTCGTAACGGAAGTCACCAGTCCAATGAAAGGAAAGTCTAACCATCAATTGCAAATGTACGAAGTATCCTTGGATGAAAATCCCTATTCAATGAAAGCGATAAGCTGGATCCCAGAGATAAGAAGTCATTTAAAAAAAGGGTTAACAAGTGCAGATATCCAAGATGCCGAAAGCCATTTTTGGATCGGAGGAGAGACAGCTTCATTATATGATACAAAAATAACAACAGAACGGGATCAATCTGTTATTATCCCTGTTATGATTTGTATTATCTCTTTGTTGTTGCTGTTATATTTACGCTCAATCATCGCAATGATTTATCTCGTTTTAACTGTTGTTTTATCATTCTTCTCTGCACTAGGTGCAGGTTGGCTCATTCTTCACTTTGGGTTGGGAGCTCCTGCTATTCAAGGTGCAATTCCTTTATATGCTTTTGTCTTCCTTGTTGCATTGGGTGAGGATTATAATATTTTTATGGTTTCGGAAATATGGAAGAAGAAACATACTCAAACCCATCTTGATGCTGTCGCCAACGGTGTATCCCAAACTGGAAGTGTCATCACATCGGCAGGTCTCATTTTAGCAGGAACATTCGCTGTTTTGACGACCCTACCCATACAAGTGCTTGTTCAATTTGGTATTGTTACAGCAATAGGTGTGCTTTTAGATACATTTATCGTTCGTCCACTTCTCGTGCCTGCAATTACTGCCGTTCTTGGCCGTTTCGCCTTTTGGCCGGGTAAACGATGGAAGAAGGACAATGTTCAAAAAGCAAGTACTGAATATAACCTGGAATAA
- a CDS encoding nucleoside deaminase has translation MDKFMERAVQLAARNVNEGGQPFGAVLVKNGQIIAEGVNELHKTYDVSGHAELLAIRRAQEKLQAATLEDCIMYASGEPCPMCLTAIYFAGITKVYYCESIEDAAAAGLGKSTFIYEELKKTKEERSIDIAHMPLEKKEKSPMKLWIEG, from the coding sequence GTGGATAAATTTATGGAGCGCGCAGTTCAGCTTGCTGCCAGGAATGTCAATGAGGGCGGGCAGCCGTTTGGCGCGGTGCTTGTGAAAAATGGACAAATCATTGCAGAAGGCGTGAATGAATTACACAAAACCTATGATGTCAGTGGTCATGCAGAATTGCTCGCAATCCGCCGAGCCCAAGAAAAGCTGCAAGCTGCTACTTTAGAAGACTGCATCATGTATGCAAGCGGAGAACCGTGCCCGATGTGCTTGACGGCGATTTATTTTGCAGGGATCACTAAAGTGTATTACTGTGAATCAATTGAAGATGCGGCTGCCGCAGGACTCGGCAAATCAACCTTCATTTATGAGGAATTAAAAAAAACGAAAGAGGAACGCTCAATTGATATTGCCCACATGCCGCTGGAAAAGAAAGAAAAGAGCCCGATGAAGCTATGGATTGAAGGTTAA
- a CDS encoding fructosamine kinase family protein produces the protein MDPAIKKALQKAGDASILIQAKRVHGGSINDSYYIETEKRKYFIKYNKRSPERFFEMEAKGLEQIRKTDTIKVPDVLSFSDEESNGFLALEWIDGKKNDGTEKRLGEQLAAFHSTFGKKHGFEDDTFIGHLPQPNGLYISWLDYYRDKRLKAQVKLGIERNHIGGKRKKQLVKLVENLGNWIPNEVKPSYLHGDLWNGNWLVGPEGEPYVIDPSFLYGDRQFEIAFTELFGGYSRDFYDAYQASFPLSSDYGEIKSLYQLYYLLVHLNMFGEAYGPSVDAILNKYVP, from the coding sequence ATGGATCCAGCCATAAAAAAAGCGCTGCAAAAAGCCGGGGATGCCTCCATTTTAATACAGGCAAAGAGGGTGCACGGCGGTTCAATCAATGATAGCTATTATATCGAAACGGAGAAACGCAAATATTTTATTAAATATAATAAAAGGTCTCCCGAACGTTTTTTTGAAATGGAAGCAAAAGGATTGGAGCAAATTAGGAAAACGGACACGATAAAAGTACCGGACGTTCTTTCCTTTTCCGATGAAGAGAGCAATGGATTTCTTGCATTGGAATGGATCGACGGCAAAAAGAATGACGGCACGGAGAAAAGGCTTGGCGAACAGCTTGCCGCTTTTCATTCCACTTTTGGCAAGAAACATGGTTTTGAAGACGATACGTTTATCGGCCATTTGCCGCAACCGAACGGTTTGTACATAAGTTGGCTTGATTATTATAGGGACAAACGGTTAAAAGCGCAAGTAAAGCTAGGAATCGAAAGAAACCACATAGGCGGGAAGCGGAAGAAGCAACTTGTTAAGTTAGTGGAAAACTTGGGAAATTGGATTCCAAATGAAGTGAAGCCTTCTTATTTGCATGGTGACTTGTGGAATGGAAACTGGCTAGTCGGCCCAGAAGGGGAGCCGTATGTTATTGATCCGTCATTTTTGTATGGCGATCGGCAATTTGAGATTGCATTCACTGAGCTTTTCGGCGGCTATTCTCGTGATTTTTACGATGCTTATCAAGCGAGCTTTCCTTTGTCTTCGGACTATGGCGAAATTAAATCTCTCTATCAACTTTACTATTTGTTAGTACACTTAAATATGTTCGGTGAAGCGTACGGTCCAAGTGTTGATGCGATTTTAAATAAATACGTGCCATAA
- a CDS encoding CynX/NimT family MFS transporter, whose protein sequence is MQSPANDARRAFLIIGIIFVAFNLRPAITSVGPLIPFIRNDLGISNGVAGFITTLPLLSFAALSPLAPKIGKRISNERTIFLGLILLAVGIGIRSIGLIETLLLGTFLIGLGVAICNVLLPSIVKERYPTKVGVVTSVYSTSMGIFAASASGVSVPLAQTFGLGWQTSLAIWAALAFIALLLWSPQLGKQNKIGQIRQTVQKRQSLLRSTLAWQVTLFMGLQSFLFYCTIAWLPDILHSQGITVAAAGWLLAIMQFAGLPSTFITPMLADKLSNQKGIVVTVSFLYIIGLVGLFISSNLMFAVLSVIFIGFAQGSSISLSLAFLSLRAADASEAASLSGMAQSFGYLLAAVGPIFIGFLFDKTLSWTASMMTLVIVAVAMCGAGIGAGRNEFVSVPSKGESS, encoded by the coding sequence ATGCAATCGCCAGCAAATGATGCTCGTCGAGCGTTTCTTATCATTGGAATTATTTTTGTTGCTTTTAATTTGCGCCCCGCAATTACATCTGTTGGCCCACTTATTCCATTCATTCGTAATGATTTGGGCATTTCAAACGGTGTCGCGGGTTTCATTACGACGCTTCCTTTACTTTCTTTTGCGGCCCTATCCCCGCTTGCCCCAAAGATTGGAAAAAGGATCAGCAATGAAAGAACGATTTTCCTTGGGCTGATTCTTTTGGCGGTTGGAATTGGCATCCGTTCCATTGGTTTAATTGAAACCTTGTTATTAGGAACATTTTTAATCGGATTGGGCGTTGCAATTTGTAATGTCCTTCTTCCTAGTATTGTAAAAGAAAGGTACCCTACGAAAGTTGGCGTTGTAACGAGTGTATATTCTACATCTATGGGGATTTTTGCCGCTTCAGCATCTGGAGTAAGCGTTCCTTTAGCCCAAACGTTTGGCCTTGGCTGGCAAACATCTCTAGCCATATGGGCTGCTTTGGCTTTCATTGCATTGCTTTTATGGTCACCGCAACTAGGCAAGCAGAATAAAATCGGCCAGATACGCCAGACAGTACAAAAGCGGCAATCCCTCCTTCGTTCGACACTTGCATGGCAGGTTACACTTTTTATGGGACTGCAATCTTTTTTGTTCTACTGTACGATCGCATGGCTGCCGGATATTCTCCATTCCCAGGGAATAACCGTCGCCGCAGCGGGTTGGCTTTTGGCTATCATGCAATTTGCAGGCTTGCCATCGACATTTATAACACCTATGCTTGCGGACAAGCTTTCGAATCAAAAGGGGATTGTTGTCACAGTGAGCTTCCTCTATATCATAGGTTTGGTCGGTCTCTTTATAAGCAGCAACTTGATGTTTGCAGTTTTATCTGTTATTTTCATTGGTTTTGCCCAAGGATCAAGCATTAGTCTTTCACTTGCTTTTCTCAGCCTTCGGGCGGCGGATGCAAGCGAGGCAGCTTCGCTTTCAGGAATGGCGCAATCTTTTGGTTACTTGTTGGCCGCAGTCGGGCCAATTTTCATCGGGTTTCTTTTCGATAAAACCTTGTCATGGACAGCTTCAATGATGACCTTGGTTATTGTTGCTGTTGCAATGTGTGGAGCCGGAATCGGCGCGGGTCGAAACGAATTTGTATCTGTTCCATCGAAAGGAGAGTCATCATAA
- a CDS encoding carbon starvation CstA family protein translates to MKKGILSVLIWTAISIVGAAAFAILGLANGETISAAWLVIAAICTYAVAYRFYSKYIAYKIFKLNDNRATPAEIHDDGKDYVPTNKWVLFGHHFAAIAGAGPLVGPILAAQMGYLPGALWIIIGVVLAGAVQDAVILMASMRRNGKSLGQIAKEEVGPFGGIIASIGILAIMIILIAVLALVVVKALADSPWGVFTIAATIPIAILMGIYMRFIRPGKVLEGSLIGFVLLMLALWGGQYVAADPTLAKMFTFTGGQLAVLIGIYGFIASILPVWLLLAPRDYLSSFLKIGVIFLLAAGILIVLPELQMPKITRFIDGTGPVFAGNLFPFLFITIACGAVSGFHSLVSSGTTPKMITKESQARMIGYGAMLMESGVAIMALIAACALHPGLYFAMNAPAAVIGADAAQAATAISSWGFQVTPDEITNAAADIGEATILSRTGGAPTLAVGMAEIFTSFLAGAKAFWYHFAILFEAVFILTTIDAGTRIGRFMLQDLVGNFYKPFGRTNNLLSNVIASALITIAWAYITYQGAIDPFGGINSLWALFGISNQMLAAIALAVGTTIIIKMGKARAMWVTMIPFVFLCITTLTAAFMKLFSSVPAIGFFAHAKIYQDAINTGEVLAPAPNMEVMKQIVFNDRLDAVFTIFFIVIVVLLILDSFRTWYDILIRKKEIELHETPFVQSTISVGDRR, encoded by the coding sequence ATGAAGAAAGGCATTTTATCTGTACTTATTTGGACTGCCATTTCGATTGTTGGAGCTGCCGCCTTCGCTATATTAGGCCTTGCTAATGGTGAAACGATTTCTGCAGCATGGCTCGTTATTGCAGCAATTTGTACTTATGCTGTCGCCTATCGTTTTTATAGTAAATATATTGCCTATAAAATCTTTAAATTGAACGATAATCGAGCAACGCCTGCTGAGATTCATGATGATGGGAAGGATTATGTCCCGACAAATAAATGGGTATTGTTCGGACACCATTTTGCAGCGATCGCCGGTGCGGGGCCGCTTGTAGGACCTATACTTGCAGCTCAAATGGGTTATCTTCCGGGAGCACTATGGATAATTATTGGTGTCGTGTTAGCAGGCGCTGTACAAGATGCTGTTATTTTAATGGCTTCTATGCGTCGAAATGGGAAATCGTTGGGTCAAATCGCAAAGGAGGAAGTAGGCCCGTTCGGAGGAATTATTGCTTCCATCGGCATTCTCGCGATTATGATCATTTTAATTGCTGTGTTGGCACTAGTCGTTGTAAAGGCACTTGCTGACTCGCCGTGGGGCGTTTTTACGATTGCGGCTACAATTCCAATTGCAATTTTGATGGGGATTTATATGCGTTTTATTCGCCCCGGCAAGGTGCTGGAAGGTTCATTAATTGGCTTTGTTTTATTAATGCTCGCATTATGGGGAGGGCAATATGTAGCTGCTGACCCAACATTGGCAAAAATGTTTACTTTTACTGGGGGACAATTAGCGGTTTTAATCGGAATTTATGGGTTTATTGCATCGATCCTGCCAGTCTGGCTCTTGCTTGCACCGCGAGATTATTTAAGTTCTTTTTTGAAAATCGGAGTTATTTTCTTATTGGCAGCAGGCATTTTAATCGTTTTACCTGAATTGCAAATGCCAAAGATAACCCGATTTATTGATGGGACTGGACCGGTATTTGCTGGTAATCTATTCCCATTTTTATTTATTACAATTGCATGCGGAGCCGTTTCCGGTTTCCATTCCCTTGTTTCTTCGGGGACTACGCCAAAAATGATTACAAAAGAATCGCAAGCAAGAATGATTGGTTACGGCGCGATGTTAATGGAATCAGGCGTTGCAATCATGGCTTTAATCGCTGCTTGTGCATTGCACCCAGGCCTTTACTTTGCGATGAATGCTCCAGCGGCTGTAATTGGAGCAGATGCTGCTCAGGCGGCAACGGCCATTTCTTCATGGGGCTTCCAAGTCACTCCCGATGAAATAACAAATGCGGCAGCGGATATTGGCGAAGCAACGATTTTATCCCGTACAGGTGGGGCACCGACATTAGCTGTCGGAATGGCTGAGATTTTCACAAGTTTTCTAGCAGGGGCAAAAGCTTTTTGGTATCATTTTGCGATTCTTTTTGAAGCTGTTTTTATTTTGACAACAATTGATGCCGGAACAAGGATTGGGAGATTTATGCTGCAAGATTTAGTTGGGAACTTTTATAAACCGTTTGGCAGGACGAATAATCTTTTATCCAATGTGATTGCTTCTGCACTTATTACCATTGCTTGGGCGTATATTACTTACCAAGGAGCCATTGATCCATTTGGGGGAATTAATTCTTTATGGGCATTGTTCGGAATATCGAACCAAATGTTGGCAGCGATTGCACTTGCTGTCGGTACAACGATTATTATTAAAATGGGTAAAGCCCGTGCCATGTGGGTCACGATGATACCGTTTGTATTTTTATGCATTACTACATTAACGGCTGCATTCATGAAGCTATTCTCATCCGTTCCTGCAATTGGATTCTTTGCCCATGCGAAAATATATCAAGATGCGATTAATACAGGTGAAGTCCTTGCCCCGGCACCTAACATGGAAGTAATGAAACAAATTGTCTTTAATGATAGATTAGATGCGGTCTTTACGATTTTCTTTATCGTCATTGTTGTTTTGCTAATATTAGATTCCTTTCGGACTTGGTACGATATTCTAATTCGCAAGAAAGAAATAGAATTACATGAAACACCGTTTGTTCAGTCAACAATTTCAGTCGGTGATCGGAGGTAA
- a CDS encoding TetR/AcrR family transcriptional regulator gives MQREYRPLGRPRHDKQAKPTKAMILDVATQLFLEQGYQVVSMDDVAKKCGVTKATVYYYYATKADLFTDAMIQMMIRIRKRIDEILSAGKPLKERLLEIAKAHLEATINIDLNAFMKEPQNFLSDEQLQQIKETEEKMYEVLEQALKDAMEKGEISQGSSRLGAHAFVAMLTIGNYKDAGGQPIFPSLDEMAEQIVNFYWNGLGN, from the coding sequence ATGCAACGGGAATACCGCCCCCTTGGGAGACCGCGTCACGATAAACAGGCAAAGCCAACAAAAGCAATGATTTTAGACGTAGCTACTCAATTGTTTCTTGAACAAGGCTATCAGGTAGTTTCCATGGATGATGTTGCAAAGAAATGTGGAGTAACCAAGGCAACTGTTTATTACTACTATGCAACGAAAGCCGATCTTTTTACCGATGCGATGATCCAAATGATGATCCGGATTAGGAAAAGAATTGATGAAATTCTTTCCGCAGGCAAACCTCTCAAAGAACGATTACTAGAAATTGCCAAGGCACATTTGGAAGCAACAATTAATATTGATTTAAACGCCTTTATGAAAGAACCCCAAAATTTCTTATCTGATGAGCAATTACAGCAGATAAAAGAAACAGAAGAAAAAATGTATGAAGTACTGGAGCAAGCTTTAAAGGATGCGATGGAGAAGGGAGAAATTTCTCAAGGTTCCTCTCGTTTAGGAGCGCATGCCTTTGTAGCTATGCTAACAATCGGAAATTATAAGGATGCTGGCGGACAACCTATTTTTCCGTCATTAGATGAAATGGCAGAACAAATTGTTAATTTTTATTGGAATGGTTTAGGAAATTAA
- a CDS encoding CstA-like transporter-associated (seleno)protein codes for MEMKEFIKHVRCNIKTIFGMPNYERYVEHHMRKYPNEPIMSEKEYYVFVLKDRYESGKVNRCC; via the coding sequence ATGGAGATGAAAGAATTTATCAAACACGTGCGTTGTAATATTAAAACAATTTTTGGCATGCCCAACTACGAAAGATATGTGGAGCATCATATGCGGAAGTACCCGAATGAACCGATTATGTCTGAAAAAGAATATTATGTCTTCGTGTTGAAGGATAGGTATGAAAGTGGAAAAGTAAATCGATGTTGTTAA